CAACGTTAATCTCTTTCCCAACAGTTTTTATATCATTAAAAAAAACTACGTCTAGTACTTGTGAGGAATTAGTCAACTCAAAGGTTCTGTTATCAATGCTTTCCCAATTATCCACACCGTCCTTTATAATTACATATTTAAAATCATATGCTGTCCCAGTTTTTGCAGAAGGCAAATTAACCGTAGCGGTAAATATTTTATCACCGTTTGAATCAGTACATTCGAACATTGTTCCTGACCAGTCCGCTACATCACCAGCATCTACCTGGAAATTACCACGGACTACAACCATATCAGCGACAGGATCAAACTTACCTGAAGTTTCCTGTATACTCATATTCACTCTAAACTCAACAGAATATTGTTGCGCCATTGTGAAGATGGAAAGAAAAATAATTCCAATTGTTGTTAATTTAGTTTTCATAATTTATTCCCTGTAAATTTTTACTTCCCAGGTACCATCATCTTTAATAAATCCGCGGTACATTCCTTCGGTGTTAAACGGCATAACAAAGTTACCATTTTTGTCTAACGCTATCAATCCGCCTTTTGCTCCAAGTTCAACCAATTTTTTATTTATCACTTCTTCCGCGGCATCTTTAAGTGATGAATGGCTGTATTCCATCCTGGCAGAAATATCAGATGCAACCACATTGCGTATGAAGAACTCGCCGTGACCGGTACAGGAGATTGCGCAGGTTTTATTGTTAGCATAAGTGCCGGCGCCAATTATTGGCGAATCTCCAACTCGTCCATATTTTTTATTTGTCATCCCTCCAGTTGAAGTTCCTGCCGCAAGATTTCCAGATTTATCCAAAGCAACCGCACCAACAGTGCCGAACTTAAAATCAGCATTTATGTTATTAAACTTTGGAATAGAATCTTTCTTTTCACCTTCTCTTGCCTTCTGCAATTGCTGCCATCTTTTTTCTGTGAAGAAATAATCTTCCGGCACTAATTCAATTCCCTGCGAAATGGCAAACTCTTCTGCACCATCGCCAGTTAGTAAAACTTGTGTTGATTTTTCCATTACCAATCTGGCAAGGCTAATTGGATTTTTAACCTTAAGAACTCCAGCCACTGCACCGGCTTTCAGATTGCTTCCATCCATAATTGCGGCATCAAGTTCATTCTTTCCTTTACTGTTGAATACGGCGCCCTTTCCTGCATTAAACAATGGCGAATCCTCGAGAATTTTTATTGCTGATTCAACCGCATCCAAACTATTACCGTTGTTTTTCAGAATTTCGTATCCGGCAAAGAGCGCTTCTTTCAATTTGCTTTTGTATGCTTCTTCCTCTTCAGTGGGCATACTGGCTTTGGTAATCGTTCCCGCCCCACCATGAATTACGAGACAAACTTTAGATTTTGGTTGGGGAAAAAGAAGAGTGGTTAAAATAAGAATGATTAGTGTTGTTGTTTTCATTAAAATCGATCTTAAAAATTTTACAAGTGTAATTTACCAAATGATAATGTTGTTTGACAAAACAAAATACAAATTTCTTTTTATTTTCTTGACAATGAAATTCAACACCTTCCATAATATTCATCTTTTCCATTAGAAAGTTTTAACTTCACACTTCGTAATTCCAGTTTAGAACTTATCTAATTGTTCAATTTTGGTTTTCTTTCATTAATAAAAGTGAGCTAATTAGCGGATAGTTTTTAAGATGACAGCTTAAATGAATTTTATATTTAGCATACTTACAATTATAATATTTATTTTCAACCACTCTCTCTCTTAAGTAAGAAGTATAGTCTTTGTGGGTAGAGCAGGGATTTCTTATGACATCTTTTGACAATTCATGACAAAATTATCTGTAACTCTATTGTTGAACCACCGTCTTAACGTATAGAAAGCAAAATTATTATTTATAAAACGAGAGGATAAAATGGAACGACATAATTACAAAAAAGCCGGAATATTTTTAACAGCATTAATGGTTATAGGTTTGCTCGCTATATCAAATACCGGTATTGTTGCTCAGGAAAATAATGATTGTGGAAGAGTGATAGTAAATCTTAGCAAAGCTGACACACAAAATTTTATGAGCGGATTGAATTCCAACAACGAAGGTTTAAGAAAAAGCTGCATTTACTTTGCAGGCAAATATAAAATATCTAAAGCTGTTCTTCCTTTGATGTCGCAATTAAGGAAAGAAGAAAAGGCTAATATAAGAATTCTTATTTCGATGGCTCTTTATCAAATTGGTGATGCAAGAGGTTTATATTTGGTAAAAGTTATTTCTGATAATGATGAAAATATAAAAGTAAGAAAAAGATTAAGTGCAATTTATGATGAATATATTAAGAGCAATAATAATCCATTGGCAGCATTGTAAAATATAAACACCACTACTCAACAGAGATACAGAGTTATCCCTTTCCAAAACTACTCTGTGTCTCGGTGGTCTAATAAGGCACTTAATTTTTCTCAATCAAACTTATTCTTAAATTATCAACCAAGGCAGAATTTACTTTACCATTCATATTATTATCTGAACTTCTAAACGTAAGAGTTATTTTATGCTTACCTTTTTTCAGGTTGATTAAAAATGAATTACTGTATCCCCAATCGTTCCATTTATCAATTCCTCTTTGTGGAAAGACAACCGGACCTATAACCTTATCGTTTATCAGCAATGTTCTTATTGCACATTTATTATCTGTGTTGATAGGACCATTGCCATTTGCATAATGGAAATCAATTAAGTAAAAACCATCCGTCTTTATATCAACCTTGAAATCTATATCCTTTATTTTAGTTTTCAATGAATCAGTTAAGGAAACAATATTGCTGATGTACATATCATTGTTTTCTCTTTTTAAGTATTCAGCCTCAATCATAGTTGGCAAAACGTTAGAGACAACAACAGGTTCACTTAAAAAAGATTGTGAATTCATTTTATCAATTGCTGCTACTTGATACTCTGCATAAACTGTATCATCCAAAAGATAAAATGAATCGTGTGTATCGCCAACTTTTTTCCCATTTTTAAAAATGTGATAAAGCGTTGTTCCTTCAACAGCGTTCCATTTTAAAGTATTGTTCTCAACTTTCACTACTGGAGTTTCTATTGAATAATAATTTTCTACTAAATTTATCTTTGAAGTCCCATCAATTTTATTTGCCATTTGTATTTTGACTTGATGCGCGCCGGATAAATCTGCCGGAATAATTGCGCTGCTAATTTCCTTTCCATCCAACCGGATTGATTTTATTTCATTCCCATAACCATCAATAGAAATTGTTAAGATTGATTTTCTATATTTAAAATTATTTAGTTCTCTTGTTCCATCGTAGGATTTTGGGATGAATGGATTCAACTTCAAACCATCTTGCGTAAAGTTCATTCCAAATAGCACGCGGTAAATTGTAGAAAGATTTCCAGCAACGCTCCATAATTGGCGGCTGGAATTTATTTCTGTTCCTAAATAATCACCAGAAGTTGCAACCATATTTTCTTTGTTTGTTAAAAATAAAGAAGCTGCACGATAAATTGAGGCAAGCGCATATTCCACCGAAGTTGCATTGCCCGTTTTAGCAGAAGCCCACGCCCAGTATGCTTCAACAAAGGGCCAAATTGCATCGTTGTGGTAAGGTGGTATGTTTGGTATCTGCGGATAGATGCACGGAATCCCAAATTTAGTTACCGGTGTATTTGCAATTATCTTTTTTTGCTGATCAGCATCAGCAATTTCGAACAGAACCGTTAGCGCTTCACCTAAAGCTTCAGACCTTGGAGATAGTGACTGGAAATTTCTTCCATAAAGATATTGACCGAAATATTCTTTGTCCTTCATCCACAGATTTTTATTAATTCTGTTTTTAATATTCTCCGCTGTCTTTGCAAATTGATCTGAACTTTCACCCAATTGTTTTGCCATCTCACTTAAAATTTTATAAGTCTGAAAATGAATAGCATTGGTTCCTAAATTTTTAGAAGTATAAATATCTTTTGGATCCATCCAACGCGGATAAGTTTGCTCACGCCAATCGAGGAAAGAAGATTCTCCTTTGAATAAACCGGAAGAAGGATCTAAAACAGTGTTTAAATCATCCAAGGCAGAATTTTTTATTATTCCGTAACTGGATTTCAACCAATCTTTATCGCCGGTA
The nucleotide sequence above comes from Ignavibacteriales bacterium. Encoded proteins:
- a CDS encoding isoaspartyl peptidase/L-asparaginase, which codes for MKTTTLIILILTTLLFPQPKSKVCLVIHGGAGTITKASMPTEEEEAYKSKLKEALFAGYEILKNNGNSLDAVESAIKILEDSPLFNAGKGAVFNSKGKNELDAAIMDGSNLKAGAVAGVLKVKNPISLARLVMEKSTQVLLTGDGAEEFAISQGIELVPEDYFFTEKRWQQLQKAREGEKKDSIPKFNNINADFKFGTVGAVALDKSGNLAAGTSTGGMTNKKYGRVGDSPIIGAGTYANNKTCAISCTGHGEFFIRNVVASDISARMEYSHSSLKDAAEEVINKKLVELGAKGGLIALDKNGNFVMPFNTEGMYRGFIKDDGTWEVKIYRE